In the genome of Pusillimonas sp. T7-7, the window CATCCCCGATGCGCCGGGCAAATATTTTTATGTCTGGCTGGATGCGCCGGTAGGCTATCTGGCGTCGCTCAAAGCCTATTGCGCCAAGCAAGGCTTGTCCTTCGACGACCTGATCGCCCCCGACAGCAATACCGAGCAAGTGCATTTCATTGGCAAAGACATCGTGTACTTTCACGCCTTGTTCTGGCCTGCCATGCTCAAGTTCTCGGGCAAGAAAACCCCCGACGGCCTGCATGTACATGGCTTCATCACCGTCAGCGGTGAAAAAATGTCAAAAAGCCGCGGCACGGGCATATCGCCGCTGCGCTATCTGGACATCGGCATGAATGCCGAATGGATGCGCTACTACATTGCCGCCAAACTGAACGCACACGTCGAAGACCTGGACTTCAATCCAGACGATTTCATTGCCCGCGTCAACAGCGACCTGATCGGCAAGTACGTCAACATTGCCAGCCGCGCGGCCAACTTCATCAGCAAGCATTTCGATGGCCAGTTGGGCTATCAGGCCGACACTACGGCGCTGGAACAAGAGCTGCTGCAGGTCACGGAGCAAGTACGCAGCTCCTTCGAAAACCGCGAGTACGGCCGCGCTGTGCGCCAGGTCATGGCACAGGCCGACCTGATCAATCAGGCCTTCGATGCTGCCCAGCCTTGGGTACTGGCCAAAGGCATAGGCTCGGCATCCGACGAACAGAAGGCGTTGCTGCAAGATATCTGCTCCCGTGCCCTGGCCGGCTTCAAGGCGCTATCGGTCATGCTGACGCCGGTATTACCCGTACTAACGGAAAAGGTTGCGCGCGAGCTATTCGACCAGGGCGCACTGTTTCAGTGGGCCGACGCCGCAAAGCTGCCCCAGCGCATCGCCCCCTTCAAACACTTGATGCAACGCGTGGAACCCAAAATGCTCGACGACCTGTTCGAACCGCCTGCCGCACCCGTACCTACACCGGGCGGAGAAGCCATTGCCGACACCATCGATATCAAAGACTTCGGCAAGCTCGATCTGCGCATCGCACGTATCGTGAACTGCGAGGCGGTTGATGGATCGGACAAGCTGCTGCGCCTGACACTGGACGTGGGCGAAGGCCGTC includes:
- the metG gene encoding methionine--tRNA ligase, with amino-acid sequence MSRTIFVTTALPYANGSFHIGHIMEYIQADIWVRSMRMSGHTVHFVGADDAHGAPIMLKAESEGITPQALVARYAAERPQYLNGFHIKFDHWHSTDSAENIELSQDIYRRLKAAGFIDTRTIEQFYDPVKGMFLPDRYIKGECPRCHAKDQYGDSCESCGAVYAPTELINPYSTLTKATPVLKSSEHFFFKLSDPRCVEFLQAWTTGSNASGNKRLQSEVLAKTREWLGTGSDDGEANLADWDISRDEPYFGIPIPDAPGKYFYVWLDAPVGYLASLKAYCAKQGLSFDDLIAPDSNTEQVHFIGKDIVYFHALFWPAMLKFSGKKTPDGLHVHGFITVSGEKMSKSRGTGISPLRYLDIGMNAEWMRYYIAAKLNAHVEDLDFNPDDFIARVNSDLIGKYVNIASRAANFISKHFDGQLGYQADTTALEQELLQVTEQVRSSFENREYGRAVRQVMAQADLINQAFDAAQPWVLAKGIGSASDEQKALLQDICSRALAGFKALSVMLTPVLPVLTEKVARELFDQGALFQWADAAKLPQRIAPFKHLMQRVEPKMLDDLFEPPAAPVPTPGGEAIADTIDIKDFGKLDLRIARIVNCEAVDGSDKLLRLTLDVGEGRHRQVFSGIKSAYQPTDLIDKLTVVVANLAPRKMRFGISEGMVLSASHNDASVDAGLYILQAWPGAQPGMRIG